The Enterococcus sp. 7F3_DIV0205 genome has a window encoding:
- a CDS encoding MucBP domain-containing protein, producing MKKTSFTLLFILLISIWQPSIILAETIDSSSPKISNDSKEAVEVSSEETVSSESSGTSNPTELSNSRDTIDFTVSQETSEREVSTFDVSTTDIAAGTFGTSDWSIDDTGVLHIQQGEFDDTPEIGFYRQSPWFDYRNSINKIVFEGPVVASAIMERLFEGLSNVTEIENISYLDTSNTVNMQRTFADCTSLVSLDLTSWDTSKVQDIFSLFYGCVNMENLDISTWNTQSITAITYAFANMTKLKALNLSNWNLSPMYSAQGVFMGDSSLESLDLSGFDMTRLSSNNAYSTSRFFQNTTALKELKLSSSFRFIGSNSSTNPELPLVPINDMYTGMWQNIGDGTSGNPNGADIWTSRELMSDFDLAPKNDTYVWQPVTRVAADVTVTYVDETGAEIHTAQSISGNIGETYDATSAEYKLTLDGYTLDESNLPENAKGTLSETAQTVVYNYTKNPVKAADVTVTYVDETGAEIHTAQSISGSIGETYDATSAEYKLTLDGYTLDESNLPENAKGTLSETAQTVVYNYTKNPVKAADVTVTYVDETGAEIRTAQSISGNIGETYDARSAEYKLTLDGYTLDESNLPENAKGTLSETAQTVVYNYTKNPVKAADVTVTYVDETGAEIRTAQSISGNIGEIYDATSAEYKLTLDGYTLDESKLPEHMTGVLSDKPITVEYVYKKNPAKIGTITINYVDEAGKKIHDSKTISGNIGTSYDVSIANYKPIIDGYTLNENKLPKNAKGIVEKQNHTVTYVYSQNKEMKNNQKNTQIKEQLPLAGESNKKSLMLMGGGIIVLCGVLYLLKKRK from the coding sequence GTGAAAAAAACGAGTTTTACATTGCTTTTTATTTTATTAATAAGTATTTGGCAACCTAGCATTATTTTAGCCGAAACAATAGATAGCAGTTCCCCTAAGATTAGTAATGATTCAAAAGAAGCAGTAGAAGTTTCAAGTGAAGAAACCGTTTCTTCAGAATCCAGTGGGACAAGTAATCCAACTGAATTGTCGAATAGTCGGGATACAATTGATTTTACCGTTTCACAAGAAACTAGTGAAAGAGAAGTTTCCACATTTGATGTATCTACGACTGATATTGCGGCAGGTACCTTTGGAACAAGTGATTGGTCTATAGATGACACAGGTGTACTTCATATTCAGCAAGGTGAATTTGATGATACCCCGGAAATTGGTTTTTATCGTCAAAGTCCTTGGTTTGATTATAGAAATTCCATAAATAAGATTGTTTTCGAAGGACCTGTTGTAGCATCAGCCATTATGGAACGCTTGTTTGAAGGCCTATCTAATGTGACTGAAATTGAAAATATTTCCTACCTAGATACTTCAAATACAGTCAATATGCAGCGTACTTTTGCTGATTGTACCAGTCTAGTTTCATTAGACTTAACGAGTTGGGATACATCTAAAGTACAAGATATTTTTTCTCTTTTTTATGGATGTGTGAATATGGAGAATCTAGATATTTCAACATGGAACACACAAAGTATAACTGCAATAACCTATGCATTTGCAAACATGACAAAATTGAAGGCATTAAACTTATCGAATTGGAATCTGTCACCGATGTATTCAGCGCAAGGAGTCTTTATGGGGGATAGTTCATTAGAGTCTTTAGATTTATCTGGATTTGACATGACTAGGTTATCTTCCAATAATGCCTACTCAACATCAAGGTTTTTCCAAAATACTACCGCATTAAAAGAATTAAAGCTTAGTTCAAGTTTTAGATTTATAGGCAGTAATTCAAGTACTAATCCTGAATTACCGCTGGTTCCTATAAATGATATGTATACTGGAATGTGGCAGAACATTGGTGATGGTACAAGTGGTAATCCTAATGGTGCAGATATCTGGACAAGTCGAGAATTGATGAGTGATTTTGATCTTGCTCCAAAAAATGATACGTACGTTTGGCAGCCTGTCACTAGAGTTGCAGCGGATGTCACTGTAACATATGTAGATGAAACAGGAGCAGAAATCCACACCGCTCAATCAATTAGTGGAAATATTGGCGAAACCTATGATGCGACAAGTGCTGAGTATAAGCTTACACTCGACGGCTACACACTAGATGAAAGCAACCTGCCAGAAAATGCCAAAGGAACATTAAGTGAAACAGCCCAAACCGTTGTGTACAACTATACAAAAAATCCAGTAAAAGCAGCGGATGTAACGGTAACATATGTAGATGAAACAGGAGCAGAAATCCACACCGCTCAATCAATTAGTGGAAGTATTGGCGAAACCTATGATGCGACAAGTGCCGAGTATAAGCTTACACTCGACGGTTATACACTAGATGAAAGCAACCTGCCAGAAAATGCCAAAGGAACATTAAGTGAAACAGCCCAAACCGTTGTGTACAATTATACAAAAAATCCAGTAAAAGCAGCGGATGTCACTGTAACGTATGTAGATGAAACAGGAGCAGAAATCCGCACCGCTCAATCAATTAGTGGAAATATTGGCGAAACCTATGATGCGAGAAGTGCTGAGTATAAGCTTACACTAGACGGCTACACACTAGATGAAAGCAACTTGCCAGAAAATGCCAAAGGAACATTAAGTGAAACAGCCCAAACCGTTGTGTACAACTATACAAAAAATCCAGTAAAAGCAGCGGATGTCACTGTAACGTATGTAGATGAAACAGGAGCAGAAATCCGCACCGCTCAATCAATTAGTGGAAATATTGGCGAAATCTATGATGCGACAAGTGCCGAGTATAAGCTTACACTAGACGGCTACACACTAGATGAAAGCAAGTTACCTGAACATATGACAGGAGTATTGAGTGATAAGCCAATAACAGTAGAGTATGTTTATAAAAAAAATCCAGCAAAAATAGGGACGATCACGATAAACTACGTAGATGAAGCTGGTAAAAAAATCCATGATTCTAAAACGATTAGTGGTAATATCGGTACATCATATGATGTTTCCATAGCAAATTATAAACCTATAATAGATGGTTATACACTAAATGAAAACAAATTACCTAAAAATGCAAAAGGTATAGTTGAAAAACAAAACCATACAGTAACATATGTTTATAGCCAGAATAAAGAAATGAAAAATAACCAAAAGAATACGCAGATTAAAGAACAATTGCCTTTAGCGGGAGAGAGTAACAAAAAATCTCTGATGCTCATGGGTGGAGGAATTATAGTTTTGTGTGGTGTTCTATATCTTTTGAAAAAAAGAAAATAA
- a CDS encoding SpaA isopeptide-forming pilin-related protein, translated as MKKQKFWIIMVLFFMIANCLIPVVSLAETLVPEETSETSMNNPTSETLNNEASSESAAPSEVSTDATTENSTESKEISESIDVPGESVESSSAEARMEPSQAKVKQTENLITNVTLTDSKGAEFNTTTNRPQRQAPLKLTLQVGAENQTIQAGTYEYQLPADIAISNNISGKLATVGNWTIDTTGKLTIVFNETVVNGKYQIDIETSFIPYSDDSDLLKTIVFPLANNQAKQYDILFKLSGEGSITLNKNKKFNTDIVSTEIKTNINRETIQPNQKIVVKNMINKNGSSQIEDASAYINIKNVKVFEQDVSMGGKLIGEPVLLGSGEYTLQQNDANLEVTLNKETNKAVILTYESVIEENSIVNEELYYLRTQATIYGTALTNYVYFQYNHNPHITKKGEYNVKTNTIVWTIDYNLDNTELMQGSKFTDIIKDEVANDLTFSNLKIYYLYVYGTNSISQGGFVSSNLWDTSGFGQYTTDYTYNNNPSTPSTQAYRFVYETAVQNPSPRVIENEASDTLGSDTAKINLAPSNISKILEEDSLDMTAGTVDWSIIVNNKHWGMQFNKMIDEFGERVKELVDGSADFYYYAKGDDKTKHPLVAGQDYTIQKTNSGFTVDMLGVHSGVTTNKYVLTYTSKFDNTDVKVGDELSNKVSLAGNGNIPMEASVTFNIPNFLVEGGKKNVTYANTAGLFTWTIGINEERHKYKNLILDDEIESIQKLDKDSIEILELDKIVNEDGKEVVLTGAAIQPGDPRYPTVMEIKDNHIHLEFSAIGNKKVAIRYKTAPATAPVSDYYTKFTNIAKISDENDYQHELKAEETVALGINTYKYGRISLADNKLANWHIQTNTMPENRPYKNLVLEDSFTLSDLSKAENTNFVIGNDAFVVRDLVTNKVLSLGEDYEITFTYDPNQSAAGALLKNYETNYFKITFKKETRGVSVDYQTVTTKSANVLNTAVFSNDNAIKTDWATVNHTVTSGSGSGKGVGQIPLKKVDARTQEPLKGAVFELFDKESNQSLGLKVTSDQEGNATFKSVAEGEYLIKEITAPDGYKLSDEYQKGVLLSTKSDEDIDDPTYITVVENQPIITTGTLELKKEDPKGDALPDAKFILSHSNPEKKYYQIDEQGQPSWTEDQKLAHIFNSNEQGLVTVSDLSEGEYAFTEVEAPSGYELDKEPVALTLTKELIESETAVTGTKVNQLLTGTVRVKKIDQETKQVLSGAEFTLVSKNDPTRQLKLTTDENGIAEVDKISQGTYTLTETKAPVGYHLKDYKEEITIDPEHLNHELTIENEHITGEILFQHVDTKGNKIDDDDVLTGKVGTKQTVKPKEIAGFRFKEVQKATPQLRNKMDQLARIDEVMFTEAPQKIIYVYEKESVPPIVDPQVPKEKTTTQANKNKLPNTTTLAKKKLPRTNEQVENWYVLLGNSLIVSLLGYYVIYYFRKKEIDNN; from the coding sequence ATGAAAAAACAGAAATTTTGGATAATAATGGTATTGTTTTTTATGATTGCAAACTGTTTGATTCCTGTTGTTAGTCTTGCTGAAACTTTGGTACCAGAAGAAACTTCTGAAACTTCGATGAATAATCCAACAAGTGAGACATTGAACAATGAAGCTTCATCAGAAAGCGCAGCTCCAAGTGAAGTTTCAACAGATGCTACAACGGAAAATTCGACTGAATCGAAAGAAATATCTGAAAGCATAGATGTACCAGGAGAATCAGTAGAAAGCTCGTCTGCTGAGGCTCGGATGGAGCCAAGCCAAGCAAAAGTAAAACAAACTGAGAATCTAATCACAAATGTTACCTTGACGGATTCAAAAGGAGCAGAATTCAACACCACGACGAATCGACCTCAAAGACAAGCACCATTGAAGTTAACCTTACAAGTTGGGGCCGAAAATCAAACAATCCAAGCTGGAACATATGAGTATCAATTGCCAGCAGATATTGCGATTTCAAACAACATATCCGGAAAATTAGCAACAGTCGGAAACTGGACTATCGACACAACCGGAAAACTTACCATCGTTTTTAATGAAACAGTAGTTAATGGAAAATATCAAATCGATATTGAAACAAGCTTTATTCCATATAGCGATGATAGTGACTTACTTAAAACGATTGTTTTTCCATTAGCGAACAACCAGGCAAAACAATACGATATTTTATTTAAACTTTCAGGTGAAGGAAGCATTACTCTGAATAAAAATAAAAAATTTAATACAGATATAGTATCGACAGAAATAAAAACCAATATTAATCGAGAAACTATCCAGCCAAATCAAAAAATAGTGGTCAAAAACATGATCAATAAAAACGGTTCGAGTCAGATAGAAGATGCATCTGCTTATATCAATATCAAGAATGTGAAAGTCTTTGAACAAGACGTTTCAATGGGGGGCAAGTTGATTGGCGAACCTGTTTTGTTAGGGAGTGGCGAGTATACACTTCAACAAAACGATGCAAATTTGGAAGTTACCTTAAATAAAGAAACAAATAAAGCGGTAATCCTGACGTATGAATCAGTTATTGAAGAAAATTCGATCGTGAATGAAGAACTATATTATCTGAGAACTCAGGCTACTATTTATGGAACAGCTCTTACAAACTATGTATATTTCCAATATAATCACAATCCTCATATAACCAAAAAAGGTGAGTACAATGTCAAAACAAATACAATCGTTTGGACAATCGATTATAATTTGGACAATACAGAGCTAATGCAAGGAAGCAAGTTTACAGACATCATCAAGGATGAAGTTGCTAATGATTTAACTTTTTCAAACCTAAAAATTTATTATTTATATGTTTATGGTACCAATTCAATCAGCCAAGGTGGTTTTGTTTCATCAAATCTTTGGGATACAAGTGGTTTTGGTCAATATACAACGGATTACACGTATAACAATAACCCAAGCACACCTTCAACTCAGGCGTATCGGTTTGTCTATGAAACAGCGGTTCAAAATCCTAGCCCCCGTGTGATTGAAAATGAAGCTTCAGATACGTTAGGAAGTGACACTGCAAAGATCAATCTAGCCCCATCAAATATTTCTAAAATACTAGAAGAAGATTCTCTAGATATGACAGCTGGTACAGTAGACTGGTCGATCATTGTTAATAATAAACATTGGGGAATGCAGTTCAATAAAATGATTGATGAGTTTGGCGAGCGAGTAAAAGAGCTAGTGGACGGTTCAGCTGATTTTTACTATTATGCTAAAGGGGACGATAAAACAAAGCACCCATTAGTTGCAGGACAAGATTATACGATCCAAAAAACGAATTCTGGTTTTACAGTGGACATGTTGGGTGTTCATAGTGGTGTCACAACAAATAAATATGTTTTGACATATACAAGCAAATTTGACAATACAGATGTTAAAGTAGGCGACGAACTAAGTAATAAGGTCTCTCTGGCAGGTAATGGAAATATTCCGATGGAAGCTTCAGTGACATTTAATATTCCTAACTTTTTAGTTGAGGGTGGTAAGAAAAATGTTACGTATGCGAATACGGCTGGATTATTTACTTGGACGATTGGGATTAATGAAGAGCGTCATAAATATAAAAATCTTATTTTAGATGATGAAATAGAATCGATTCAAAAATTAGATAAGGACTCGATCGAGATTCTCGAACTAGACAAGATTGTCAATGAAGATGGTAAAGAAGTTGTTCTGACAGGAGCAGCAATCCAACCAGGAGATCCCCGTTATCCAACTGTTATGGAAATCAAAGACAATCACATTCATTTAGAATTTTCAGCTATTGGCAACAAAAAAGTAGCAATTCGATATAAAACAGCACCAGCTACAGCACCTGTTTCCGATTACTACACTAAATTTACGAATATCGCTAAAATCAGCGATGAAAATGACTATCAACACGAGCTTAAAGCGGAAGAAACAGTTGCTTTGGGGATCAATACTTATAAGTATGGAAGAATTTCGCTAGCGGATAACAAACTTGCTAATTGGCATATTCAAACGAATACTATGCCGGAAAACCGTCCGTATAAAAATTTAGTTTTAGAAGATAGCTTCACACTAAGTGATTTATCGAAAGCTGAAAATACTAACTTTGTGATAGGGAATGATGCGTTTGTTGTTAGAGATTTAGTCACTAATAAGGTTCTCAGCTTAGGTGAAGACTATGAAATTACCTTCACTTACGATCCGAATCAAAGTGCGGCAGGCGCACTTTTGAAAAATTATGAGACGAATTATTTTAAAATCACTTTTAAAAAAGAAACTCGAGGAGTTTCTGTCGATTATCAAACAGTTACGACAAAATCAGCAAATGTACTTAATACAGCTGTGTTTTCAAATGATAATGCAATCAAAACAGATTGGGCAACAGTAAATCATACGGTCACAAGTGGTTCTGGTTCTGGAAAAGGCGTCGGTCAGATTCCATTGAAAAAAGTTGATGCACGTACACAAGAACCTTTAAAAGGAGCCGTTTTTGAACTGTTTGATAAAGAAAGCAATCAATCATTAGGACTAAAGGTAACGTCTGATCAAGAAGGGAATGCTACCTTTAAATCAGTGGCCGAAGGTGAGTATTTAATCAAAGAAATTACAGCGCCAGATGGGTATAAATTATCTGACGAGTATCAAAAAGGTGTACTTTTATCAACAAAATCTGATGAGGATATTGATGATCCAACTTATATAACTGTTGTTGAAAACCAACCAATCATCACAACAGGAACTCTAGAGTTGAAAAAAGAAGATCCAAAAGGTGATGCGTTACCAGATGCTAAGTTCATTTTATCTCATAGTAATCCAGAAAAAAAATACTACCAGATAGATGAACAAGGACAGCCTAGTTGGACGGAGGATCAAAAATTAGCCCACATATTCAATTCAAATGAACAAGGCTTGGTTACAGTTTCTGACCTGTCAGAGGGTGAATATGCCTTTACAGAAGTAGAAGCACCTAGCGGTTACGAATTAGATAAAGAACCAGTTGCATTAACATTGACGAAAGAGTTGATCGAATCAGAAACAGCGGTCACAGGAACCAAAGTCAACCAACTACTAACTGGAACGGTCCGTGTGAAAAAAATCGATCAAGAAACGAAGCAAGTTCTGAGCGGGGCTGAATTTACGCTGGTTTCTAAAAATGATCCAACAAGGCAACTCAAATTGACAACAGATGAGAATGGTATCGCTGAGGTTGACAAAATCTCTCAAGGTACGTATACACTCACTGAAACAAAAGCGCCAGTTGGTTATCATCTGAAAGATTATAAGGAAGAAATCACGATCGATCCTGAGCACCTAAATCATGAATTAACTATAGAAAACGAGCATATAACAGGAGAAATTCTATTTCAACATGTAGATACAAAAGGAAATAAAATTGATGATGATGATGTATTAACAGGAAAAGTTGGCACAAAACAAACAGTTAAACCAAAAGAAATTGCTGGCTTCCGTTTTAAAGAAGTACAAAAAGCAACGCCTCAATTAAGGAATAAGATGGATCAGTTAGCCAGAATAGATGAAGTGATGTTTACAGAAGCACCACAAAAAATAATCTATGTATACGAAAAAGAATCAGTTCCGCCTATCGTTGATCCGCAAGTACCAAAAGAAAAAACGACAACGCAAGCAAACAAAAATAAGTTACCGAACACAACGACACTTGCCAAGAAAAAGTTACCAAGAACTAATGAACAGGTCGAAAACTGGTATGTTTTATTAGGGAATAGTTTGATTGTCAGCCTACTGGGGTATTATGTTATTTATTACTTTAGAAAAAAAGAAATAGACAACAATTAA
- a CDS encoding MBL fold metallo-hydrolase, whose translation MKITVLGCLGAYPYKGEGTSSYLLESDGFKLLLDAGSTTLINLEEHIDPLTLDAVILSHYHYDHIADLGVLQYYRQLYPVMEPTPILPIYGHTDDPVHFESLNMPNVSKAVPYFEAEELKLGPFLVTFMKTIHPVPCYAMRFVEEKTGKVFVFTGDSGYLESFVDFAKDADVFLADTYLFEGNEQHHAHFTSKESGEIAKAAHVKKLILTHLPQHGSLAELKKQAENAAGSQVSVSLAEKNLVIEI comes from the coding sequence TTGAAGATAACCGTTTTAGGCTGTTTAGGTGCTTATCCTTATAAAGGAGAAGGAACCAGTTCTTACTTGCTAGAATCAGATGGTTTTAAGCTATTACTAGATGCTGGGAGTACAACCTTAATTAATTTAGAAGAGCATATTGATCCATTAACCTTAGATGCTGTGATATTGTCACACTACCATTATGATCATATTGCTGATCTGGGAGTGTTACAATATTATCGTCAGCTATACCCAGTGATGGAACCAACGCCTATATTACCTATTTACGGACATACAGATGATCCTGTTCATTTTGAGTCTTTAAATATGCCAAACGTGTCAAAAGCAGTTCCCTATTTTGAAGCAGAAGAATTAAAATTAGGGCCTTTTCTTGTGACGTTTATGAAAACAATTCATCCTGTTCCATGTTATGCAATGCGTTTTGTAGAAGAAAAAACAGGGAAGGTATTCGTTTTCACAGGTGATTCAGGTTATTTGGAAAGCTTTGTTGATTTTGCCAAAGATGCGGATGTCTTTTTAGCTGATACTTATCTATTTGAAGGAAATGAACAGCATCATGCCCATTTTACTTCAAAAGAATCAGGCGAAATCGCTAAAGCGGCTCATGTCAAAAAACTGATCCTGACTCATTTACCCCAACATGGTTCATTAGCAGAATTGAAAAAACAAGCTGAAAATGCTGCTGGTAGTCAAGTGTCCGTTAGTTTAGCAGAGAAAAATTTAGTGATTGAAATTTAA
- a CDS encoding lipoate--protein ligase, whose amino-acid sequence MIFVPNENNDPRVNLAIETYLLKEKPLDEPILLFYINDPSIIIGRNQNTIEEINKEYVDEHGIHVVRRLSGGGAVYHDHGNLNFSFIMPDDGNSFRDFAKVTQPIIQALHELGVSGAELKGRNDLVIDGMKFSGNAMYATAGRMFAHGTLMFDSNIDEVVNTLKVRKDKIESKGIKSVRSRVTNIKPFLPADKQDMTTEEFREDILLKIFGVDSVDQVKTYELTDEDWEKINKISDEYYRNWDWNYGKSPAFNLERHQRFPIGSIDAQMNVEDGEIKEIKIFGDFFGLGEIKDVEEILTGTKYEKSAIEAAVDQIDLKKYFGNIEKDDLVGLLY is encoded by the coding sequence GTGATTTTTGTACCAAATGAAAACAATGACCCAAGAGTCAACTTAGCGATCGAGACGTATTTATTAAAAGAAAAACCTTTAGATGAGCCGATTTTATTATTTTATATTAATGATCCCTCGATTATTATTGGTCGTAACCAAAATACGATTGAAGAAATCAACAAAGAATATGTGGATGAACATGGAATTCATGTGGTTCGTCGTTTAAGCGGTGGAGGTGCTGTTTATCATGATCATGGGAACTTGAATTTCAGTTTTATCATGCCAGATGATGGTAATTCTTTTCGTGATTTTGCGAAAGTAACACAACCAATTATTCAAGCGTTGCATGAACTAGGTGTTTCTGGTGCTGAATTAAAAGGGCGCAACGATTTAGTGATCGATGGTATGAAATTTTCTGGAAATGCGATGTATGCAACAGCAGGAAGAATGTTTGCTCATGGCACGTTGATGTTTGATAGTAATATTGATGAAGTAGTAAACACCTTAAAAGTTCGCAAAGATAAAATCGAATCTAAAGGAATCAAATCCGTTCGTTCTCGGGTAACGAATATCAAACCATTTCTACCAGCAGACAAACAAGATATGACGACAGAAGAATTTCGTGAAGATATCTTATTGAAAATCTTTGGTGTTGACTCTGTCGATCAAGTGAAAACATATGAGTTAACGGATGAAGATTGGGAAAAAATCAACAAGATTTCAGACGAATATTATCGTAACTGGGATTGGAATTATGGGAAATCACCAGCCTTCAACTTAGAACGTCATCAACGCTTCCCAATTGGTTCCATTGATGCGCAAATGAATGTAGAAGATGGAGAAATCAAAGAAATCAAAATCTTTGGCGATTTCTTTGGATTAGGTGAAATCAAGGATGTTGAAGAGATATTGACAGGCACAAAATATGAAAAATCAGCAATTGAAGCGGCTGTCGATCAGATTGATCTTAAAAAATATTTTGGTAATATTGAAAAAGATGATTTGGTTGGTTTGCTTTATTAA
- a CDS encoding M42 family metallopeptidase: MDQKEERLLIDLTNAKGVPGNEGEVREIFKKYAEPFADKIMYDGLGSIIAKRVGDKEGPKVFFSGHLDEVGFMVTQITEKGFIKFQTLGGWWGQVMLAQQVQIKTGKGDLFHGVIGSKPPHVLTAEARKQPYDVADMFIDIGASSDKQVAEWGIKPGDMITPYIEYRRMNNTKFMLAKAWDNRIGTAVSLRVLENLATEGHPNILFAGSDVQEEVGLRGAQTSTHLVDPDIAFALDTGTAGDTPGMTPKEADSELGKGPQILIFDASMIPHKKLRDFVIQVAEENNIPFQYTVITGGGTDAGRMHLSRNGVPSLAITVPVRYLHSHTSMIHEDDYLNTVKLVTEVVKRLDQETVDKLRSY, translated from the coding sequence TTGGATCAAAAAGAAGAACGTTTATTAATAGACTTAACCAATGCTAAAGGAGTACCAGGCAATGAAGGAGAAGTCAGAGAGATATTTAAAAAATATGCAGAACCATTTGCAGATAAAATCATGTATGACGGGTTAGGGAGTATTATTGCCAAGCGTGTTGGTGATAAAGAAGGCCCTAAAGTGTTCTTTTCAGGACACCTAGATGAAGTTGGTTTTATGGTCACTCAAATTACAGAAAAAGGTTTTATCAAATTCCAAACACTTGGGGGTTGGTGGGGACAGGTTATGCTGGCGCAACAAGTGCAAATCAAAACGGGAAAAGGCGACTTGTTTCATGGCGTGATTGGTTCAAAACCACCTCATGTTTTAACGGCAGAAGCTAGAAAACAACCTTATGATGTAGCAGACATGTTTATAGATATCGGTGCTTCTAGTGATAAACAAGTGGCTGAGTGGGGCATTAAACCTGGAGACATGATCACGCCTTACATTGAATATCGCCGAATGAACAATACTAAGTTTATGTTGGCTAAAGCTTGGGATAATCGTATCGGTACAGCCGTTTCTTTAAGAGTTTTGGAAAATTTAGCGACAGAAGGGCATCCTAATATTTTATTTGCTGGAAGCGATGTACAAGAAGAAGTTGGCTTACGTGGTGCTCAAACAAGTACTCATCTAGTTGATCCAGATATTGCTTTTGCATTAGATACTGGAACCGCCGGAGATACTCCAGGAATGACGCCTAAAGAAGCGGACTCTGAATTAGGAAAAGGACCGCAAATCTTGATTTTCGACGCTTCAATGATTCCGCATAAAAAATTGCGTGACTTTGTGATCCAAGTGGCAGAAGAAAATAATATTCCTTTCCAATATACTGTAATCACAGGTGGCGGTACTGATGCCGGCAGAATGCACTTATCTAGAAACGGTGTACCGTCATTGGCAATTACAGTTCCAGTTCGTTATTTACATTCTCATACATCTATGATTCATGAAGATGATTATTTAAATACAGTTAAATTAGTGACAGAAGTCGTTAAACGCTTAGATCAAGAAACGGTAGATAAGCTTCGCAGTTATTAA
- a CDS encoding PadR family transcriptional regulator, which translates to MNGITEMLKGVLEGVILEIINRHETYGYEITNNLQEYGFEDIVEGTVYTILLRLEKKNLVTVTKKKSTVGPMRKFYSLNDAGQKELALFWQRWTFISGQIERLKEGTDDEK; encoded by the coding sequence ATGAACGGGATAACAGAAATGCTCAAAGGTGTCTTAGAGGGTGTCATTTTGGAAATTATCAATCGGCATGAAACGTATGGTTATGAAATAACCAATAATTTACAAGAATATGGGTTTGAAGATATTGTTGAAGGAACGGTTTATACGATTCTTTTACGCTTGGAAAAAAAGAATTTAGTCACAGTTACAAAGAAAAAATCAACGGTTGGACCGATGCGCAAATTTTATTCTTTAAATGATGCAGGTCAGAAAGAACTCGCATTATTTTGGCAACGCTGGACCTTTATTTCAGGTCAAATCGAACGATTAAAGGAGGGAACAGATGATGAAAAATAA
- a CDS encoding DUF975 family protein, producing MKSQITNAMHREQARISLKDQWGTMAWITFLAALITMLIGAVVSMIVRAPEDSATGNVITFLLNNFIFFALTYATYYCALEVLRGRKADASMLGIMFQGKFYIPMLLINLIQAIIGAILNLIILLPILLTSGVVLYFSMMVNKIPLKEIQGEATGDVTVALMILLFTILAAFIGVFVSGVFQFAVWVKIDDNKLPVGDTIKYALSLMKGRFGQYFLLQLSFIGWFFIGVLTFGIGLLWVIPYHNVAIASFYDTAREEKGAPISVE from the coding sequence ATGAAAAGTCAGATTACAAATGCAATGCATCGAGAGCAAGCTCGAATATCATTAAAAGATCAGTGGGGAACGATGGCTTGGATTACTTTTTTAGCAGCATTGATTACTATGCTGATCGGTGCAGTGGTATCGATGATTGTAAGAGCACCAGAAGATAGCGCAACAGGTAATGTTATCACATTCTTATTGAATAACTTCATTTTCTTTGCACTTACCTATGCAACATATTATTGTGCCTTGGAAGTATTGAGAGGAAGAAAAGCTGATGCAAGTATGCTTGGGATTATGTTTCAAGGAAAATTTTATATTCCTATGTTATTGATCAATCTTATTCAAGCAATTATTGGTGCAATACTGAATTTAATTATATTATTACCGATCCTTTTAACTTCAGGAGTGGTTTTATACTTTAGTATGATGGTCAATAAAATTCCATTGAAAGAAATTCAAGGAGAAGCAACGGGGGATGTGACTGTTGCATTAATGATTCTTCTATTTACTATATTAGCAGCTTTCATAGGTGTTTTTGTGAGTGGTGTTTTCCAATTTGCTGTTTGGGTAAAAATCGATGATAATAAATTGCCAGTAGGAGATACGATCAAATATGCGTTGTCTTTGATGAAAGGACGTTTTGGACAGTATTTCTTATTACAATTATCTTTCATTGGTTGGTTTTTCATCGGTGTATTAACATTTGGGATTGGTTTGTTATGGGTGATTCCTTATCATAATGTCGCTATCGCAAGTTTTTATGATACAGCTCGTGAAGAAAAAGGTGCACCGATTAGTGTAGAATAA